A region of Heliangelus exortis chromosome 4, bHelExo1.hap1, whole genome shotgun sequence DNA encodes the following proteins:
- the LOC139796089 gene encoding toll-like receptor 6, with protein sequence MRPLTNTYVFACVFASMLWNNIQTTMENEFIANYSGSLLTNVPKNIPVHTHVLDLSHNRISELSVSEFIFLSDLQVLNLSYNLIAEFDFSVFIFNEDLEYLDLSHNNILKVYCQTLAYLRHLDLSFNKFTALPVCQEFENMFHLEYLGLSATMIRRSDFGYITHLQLHTVLLTLEDFALYEPQSLTALNTRSLHIIFAANQNFTFPLLYDGMSTSENLKIVNLIYTLSYKDFPSPSFTLLKKIKTTALTLDTVDLQWAIILQIFLLTWYSPVELLTVRNLTFRGSVKVLNEYEFLHLLNPLEQLISSGSSMKVLTLEHVRNKVYYFNQEILYREFSEMNISSLTIYDAYMPHMLCPNKKSSFQYLNFSHNALTDELFQNCSTLTDLKLLILQRNKFETLSKVSLMTSRMKSLKYLDMSYNLLSHDGADARCPWAESLTELDLSSNQLSDSVFECLPINVQKVSLQSNQITSVPKGTAELKSLRELNLASNRLADLPVCGAFLSLEFLNVEMNAILSPAADFFQSCPGVRELQGGHNPFKCSCELQDFIRLERRSGGKLAGWPGAYLCEYPEDLRGTQLKDFHLSDLACNTALLLGTALLLTLVLVAVVAFLCIYLDVPWYLRMTWQWTQTKRRAWQSHPAEQESVLQFHAFVSYSERDSSWVKNELIPNLEKGEGCVRLCQHERNFIPGKSIVENIINCIEKSYKSIFVLSPNFVQSEWCHYELYFAHHKLFSENSNSLILILLEPIPPYVIPARYHKLKALMAKRTYLEWPKERSKRGLFWANLKAAISINLLISIEGNEEQSDASSASNVNQYVNDLVVLH encoded by the coding sequence ATGAGACCCCTTACAAATACCTATGTCTTTGCTTGTGTGTTTGCATCCATGCTGTGGAATAACATCCAGACAACTATGGAAAATGAATTTATTGCAAATTATTCAGGCAGCTTGCTAACTAATGTTCCAAAAAACATTCCAGTACATACTCATGTATTAGATTTATCACATAATAGGATCTCTGAACTTAGTGtctctgaatttatttttctttctgacctTCAAGTGTTAAATCTTTCTTATAATCTAATTGCGGAGTTTGACTTCAGTGTcttcatttttaatgaagatttaGAATACTTAGATTTATCTCATAACAACATTTTGAAAGTTTACTGTCAGACTCTTGCATATCTTAGACATTTAGATCTGTCTTTCAATAAGTTTACTGCCCTGCCCGTCTGTCAGGAATTTGAGAACATGTTTCATTTGGAGTACTTAGGATTAAGTGCCACAATGATACGAAGGTCAGACTTTGGGTATATCACACATTTGCAGCTGCACACTGTCCTCCTGACATTAGAAGACTTTGCTCTGTATGAGCCTCAGAGTCTGACAGCCTTGAACACAAGGAGTCTCCACATCATTTTTGCAGCAAACCAAAACTTCACTTTTCCCCTCTTGTATGATGGAATGAGCActtcagaaaatttaaaaatagttaacTTAATATATACTCTGAGCTACaaagattttccttctccttctttcacGCTTCTGAAGAAAATCAAGACAACAGCTCTGACGCTTGACACTGTAGACTTACAATGGGCTATCATTTTGCAGATTTTCCTGCTCACTTGGTATTCACCTGTGGAGCTTTTGACTGTGAGAAATTTGACTTTTCGGGGATCAGTGAAAGTGCTAAATGAATATGAATTTCTACACTTATTAAACCCTCTGGAACAATTGATCTCTTCGGGCAGCTCGATGAAAGTGTTAACGTTGGAGCATGTTCGTAATAAGGTTTATTATTTCAACCAAGAGATTCTTTACAGGGAGTTTTCAGAGATGAATATTTCCAGTTTGACAATATATGATGCATATATGCCTCACATGCTTTGCCCCAATAAAAAAAGctcatttcagtatttaaatttttctcacAATGCTCTGACAGACGAATTGTTCCAGAACTGCAGCACTCTGACGGATCTGAAATTACTtattttgcagagaaataaatttgAGACCCTTTCCAAAGTAAGCCTCATGACCAGCCGTATGAAATCACTGAAATACCTGGACATGAGCTACAACTTGCTGAGTCACGACGGAGCTGACGCGCGATGCCCATGGGCTGAGTCTCTGACAGAGTTGGACCTGTCCTCCAACCAGCTGTCGGATTCCGTGTTTGAGTGCTTGCCCATCAACGTCCAGAAAGTCAGCCTCCAAAGCAATCAGATCACCAGCGTCCCCAAGGGGACGGCTGAGCTGAAATCCTTGAGAGAGCTGAACCTGGCATCCAACAGGCTGGCCGACCTGCCGGTGTGCGGTGCCTTTTTGTCCTTGGAGTTCCTGAACGTAGAGATGAACGCGATCCTCAGCCCGGCTGCCGACTTCTTCCAGAGCTGCCCAGGGGTGAGGGAGCTGCAAGGCGGGCACAACCCCTTCAAGTGTTCCTGTGAACTGCAGGACTTTATCCGCCTGGAGCGGCGGTCTGGGGGGAAGCTGGCTGGCTGGCCAGGGGCCTACCTGTGCGAGTACCCGGAGGACTTGCGAGGGACGCAGCTGAAGGACTTCCACCTGAGCGACCTGGCTTGCAACACGGCGCTCTTGCTCGGGACGGCTCTGCTGCTGAcgctggtgctggtggctgtcGTGGCCTTCCTGTGCATCTACCTGGACGTGCCGTGGTACCTGCGGATGACGTGGCAGTGGACGCAGACGAAGCGGAGAGCTTGGCAGAGccaccctgcagagcaggagagcgTTCTGCAGTTTCACGCCTTTGTTTCCTACAGCGAGCGCGATTCGTCGTGGGTGAAGAACGAGCTGATCCCAAACCTGGAGAAGGGGGAGGGCTGCGTACGGCTGTGCCAGCACGAGAGAAACTTTATCCCCGGGAAGAGCATTGTGGAGAACATCATTAACTGCATTGAGAAGAGCTACAAGTCCATCTTTGTGCTGTCTCCCAACTTTGTGCAGAGCGAGTGGTGTCACTACGAGCTGTACTTTGCCCACCACAAATTATTCAGTGAGAATTCCAACAGCCTGATCCTCATTTTGCTGGAGCCAATCCCTCCGTATGTTATCCCTGCCAGGTACCACAAGCTGAAGGCTCTCATGGCAAAGCGAACCTACCTGGAGTGGCCAAAGGAGAGGAGCAAGCGTGGCCTTTTCTGGGCTAACCTGAAGGCAGCTATTAGCATTAACCTGCTAATATCCATTGAAGGAAACGAGGAACAGAGTGATGCTTCTTCTGCTAGTAATGTAAATCAGTATGTGAATGACTTAGTAGTCTTGCATTAA